In one Culex quinquefasciatus strain JHB chromosome 2, VPISU_Cqui_1.0_pri_paternal, whole genome shotgun sequence genomic region, the following are encoded:
- the LOC6031883 gene encoding carbohydrate sulfotransferase 11, with protein MTNRGSSSASPPDSSTRHQKKKHRKLGLLAAMPKLNRRRFYLALKVMLLFVVFGLYFVLLLRESMSAFSAGGRGKSSGKVEQHKPPAEGRLSRPIKAAGFQRPRQNSIHNHGGDDTLQSSKNHPQHDGITPNHSTLNPVYEYSEEMNAAAEADFTERRAMLWNVCADHRIIGKFAPNAWEFFISPGHGLAWCNIFKAASSTWMYYFNILGGYDVRYLQRTRASPIELARKRFPRPSTTELNDYLSNTISFLIVREPFERLVSAYRNKLEGCRNKYYKLLGEQIIKKFRKKIKDGEGRLITKFPKGPTFREFLQFLVAHYKSGGRFDEHWSPVYSFCTPCSINFTLIAKVETFQRDSEYIIRQAGLETLLLNKLPRGKARAIANRATSNTRNLVPRYFAQIDEQLLTEVLEIYQLDFELFGYNSTKYYSYVQETLDGAGR; from the exons ATGACCAACAGGGGATCATCGTCAGCTTCACCTCCAGACTCCAGCACCAGGCATCAGAAGAAGAAGCACCGTAAGCTGGGGCTGCTGGCCGCGATGCCGAAGCTCAACCGGCGGCGGTTCTATCTCGCCCTCAAGGTGATGCTGCTGTTTGTGGTGTTTGGGCTGTActttgtgctgctgctgcgggaGTCCATGTCGGCGTTTTCCGCCGGGGGAAGGGGGAAAAGCAGCGGGAAAGTTGAACAG CACAAACCCCCCGCCGAAGGTCGCCTTTCGCGCCCAATCAAAGCTGCCGGCTTCCAGCGGCCGCGCCAAAACAGCATCCACAACCACGGAGGAGACGATACGCTGCAGTCTTCCAAGAATCACCCCCAGCACGATGGCATCACGCCGAACCACTCCACCCTGAACCCGGTGTACGAGTACTCGGAGGAGATGAACGCCGCCGCCGAGGCGGACTTTACCGAGCGCCGGGCCATGCTGTGGAACGTGTGCGCCGACCACCGGATCATCGGCAAGTTCGCACCGAACGCGTGGGAGTTTTTCATCTCGCCGGGGCACGGACTAGCCTGGTGTAACATTTTCAAGGCCGCCAGCAGCACCTGGATGTACTACTTCAACATCTTGG GTGGTTACGACGTCCGGTACCTGCAGCGGACGAGGGCCTCTCCGATCGAGCTAGCCCGCAAGCGGTTCCCGCGACCCAGCACGACCGAGCTGAACGACTACCTGTCGAACACGATCTCGTTCCTGATCGTGCGGGAACCGTTCGAGCGGCTCGTGTCCGCGTACCGGAACAAGCTGGAGGGCTGCCGGAACAAGTACTACAAGCTGCTCGGCGAGCAGATCATCAAAAAGTTCCGCAAAAAGATCAAGGACGGGGAGGGAAGGCTGATTACG AAATTCCCCAAAGGGCCGACGTTCCGGGAGTTTCTCCAGTTTTTGGTGGCGCACTACAAGAGCGGGGGACGTTTTGACGAGCACTGGAGTCCGGTGTACTCGTTCTGTACGCCGTGCAGCATCAACTTTACGCTGATTGCGAAGGTGGAGACGTTCCAGCGGGACAGCGAGTACATAATACGGCAGGCCGGGCTGGAGACGCTGCTGCTGAACAAGCTGCCGCGCGGGAAGGCTAGGGCGATTGCGAATCGAGCCACCAGCAACACCAGGAACTTGGTGCCGAG ATACTTTGCCCAAATCGACGAGCAGCTGCTGACGGAGGTGCTCGAGATCTACCAGCTGGACTTTGAGCTGTTCGGCTACAACAGCACCAAGTACTACAGCTATGTACAGGAAACGCTGGACGGTGCTGGACGGTGA